A stretch of the Candidatus Binatus sp. genome encodes the following:
- a CDS encoding MerR family transcriptional regulator, producing the protein MPRQPSVRRQKSKPEARATMSLFPERGLKIGEAARALGVETYVLRFWETQFSFLKPRHTRTKHRFYNEKDLDVLRLIKRLLHDEGFTIAGANKHIKQFGIDALMTGKPVAKPASSSSERAPARPAGIDGQARRVLNEVRRDLESLHKILED; encoded by the coding sequence ATGCCACGCCAGCCATCGGTTCGGCGGCAAAAATCCAAGCCGGAGGCGCGCGCCACGATGTCGCTGTTCCCCGAGCGCGGGTTGAAGATCGGCGAAGCGGCGCGCGCGCTGGGGGTCGAGACCTACGTGCTGCGTTTTTGGGAAACCCAGTTCTCATTTCTGAAACCCAGGCACACGCGCACCAAGCATCGCTTCTACAATGAAAAGGATCTCGACGTGCTGCGCCTGATCAAGCGCCTGCTGCACGACGAAGGCTTCACGATCGCAGGCGCGAACAAGCACATCAAGCAATTCGGCATCGACGCCTTGATGACCGGCAAGCCGGTGGCGAAGCCGGCATCGTCGTCATCGGAGCGCGCGCCGGCGCGGCCTGCGGGAATCGACGGTCAAGCTCGCCGGGTGCTCAATGAGGTCCGCCGCGACCTCGAATCGCTCCACAAAATTTTGGAAGACTAA
- a CDS encoding integration host factor subunit alpha, translating to MTKADLVDLIYERVGSSRKEACEVVEAVFAIIKDSLRHGQKVKISGFGTFLVNQKHARRGRNPQTGEPITIDSRRVLSFKPSQVLKERVNNGSKPAA from the coding sequence ATGACTAAAGCCGATCTTGTAGATCTGATCTACGAGCGGGTAGGCTCCTCCAGGAAGGAAGCCTGTGAAGTGGTCGAAGCGGTATTTGCGATCATCAAGGATTCGTTGCGCCACGGTCAGAAAGTGAAAATTTCCGGCTTCGGCACCTTTCTCGTCAATCAAAAACATGCCCGCCGCGGGCGCAACCCGCAGACCGGCGAGCCGATTACCATAGACTCCCGCCGCGTCCTGTCCTTCAAGCCCAGCCAGGTGTTGAAGGAGCGGGTTAACAACGGCTCCAAGCCGGCGGCATGA
- the pheT gene encoding phenylalanine--tRNA ligase subunit beta, which produces MKLPLSWLRDFVSIDAPVEEISRRLSYAGLVVENVEKLTPGFAGVFAARVVNVEKHPNADRLNLCEVDAGAKGQFKVVCGAPNVKAGMIAPLALVGAQLGKQPALEAAVIRGVRSEGMLCSERELGLSQDQAGILALGADAPLGGDVAAYLHLDDTVLDVEITPNRGDCLSVLGLAREVAALFAARLRAPRLRAAHSAGSPDGARFTVSVSIDAPDLCPRYAAVAMTGIKIGPSPAWLKRRLELCGMRALNNVVDATNYVMLELGQPLHAFDFGKIAGGKIIVRRAGDTREFVTLDNVPRALDPNDLLIADSDKPLAIAGVMGGLNSEVGDSTGTILLESAYFEPMTIARTARRLGLRSEASYRFERGVDRAGQVGALIRAAELIRRIARGREASPIADFEPRKAEPREIALDLGAMESLLGAAIPPAIARSRLKSLGAQVSTRAKGVLAVVPPSFRSDLVEQADLIEEVARLGGLEDIAALLPQRVTALAPVNREREFFKGTREVMLGCGLTEAATIAFIAPADNARFSGIQAATRPVKVTNPLSAELSELRVSLMPGLVTALRFNLNREARAFHAFETGKTFRMDGDAATEHHHLAAVSYGAYALSAIGDRSVTAGFFSIKGILETYLEAIGILPRVAFKALESADAPFLHPGRSAIVTLDDAPIGLIGELHPAEAMRLDLNDPCAVYELDLSRLIAYGFSPRKTFQPPPKYPAIRRDLALVLDRNFPADMVIKAIRECGASLLESVEVFDVYEGTAVAAGKKSVALACRYRAKDRTLTDEEVNRIHAVLVEQARMRLGAELRQ; this is translated from the coding sequence ATGAAGCTCCCGCTCAGTTGGCTGCGCGACTTCGTCAGCATCGACGCGCCGGTCGAGGAAATCTCGCGGCGCCTCAGTTACGCGGGGCTGGTGGTCGAGAATGTCGAAAAACTCACGCCGGGATTCGCGGGCGTTTTCGCGGCGCGCGTGGTCAACGTCGAGAAGCATCCCAACGCGGACCGGCTGAATCTTTGCGAGGTGGACGCGGGCGCAAAAGGCCAATTCAAAGTCGTGTGCGGCGCGCCCAACGTGAAGGCCGGCATGATTGCGCCGCTCGCCCTGGTCGGCGCGCAGCTTGGCAAGCAGCCGGCGCTGGAGGCAGCCGTCATCCGCGGGGTGCGTTCCGAAGGCATGCTCTGCTCAGAGCGCGAGCTCGGCCTGTCGCAGGATCAGGCTGGAATCCTTGCGCTCGGCGCGGATGCGCCGCTTGGCGGCGACGTGGCCGCGTATTTGCACCTTGACGACACCGTGCTCGATGTCGAAATCACGCCGAACCGGGGCGATTGCCTGTCGGTTCTCGGCCTGGCGCGCGAGGTCGCAGCATTGTTCGCCGCCCGGCTGCGCGCGCCCAGGCTCCGCGCGGCGCATTCGGCCGGCTCGCCCGACGGCGCGCGGTTCACGGTTTCGGTTTCAATCGACGCGCCCGATCTATGCCCCCGTTACGCCGCGGTCGCGATGACCGGAATCAAGATCGGTCCTTCGCCGGCGTGGCTCAAGCGCCGGCTGGAGCTGTGCGGGATGCGCGCGCTCAACAACGTCGTCGATGCGACCAACTACGTGATGCTCGAGCTCGGCCAGCCGTTGCACGCGTTCGACTTCGGCAAAATCGCGGGCGGAAAGATTATCGTCCGCCGCGCCGGCGATACCCGCGAGTTCGTCACCCTCGACAATGTCCCGCGCGCGCTCGATCCCAACGATCTGCTGATCGCCGACAGCGACAAGCCGCTGGCAATCGCGGGCGTGATGGGCGGTCTCAACTCCGAGGTCGGCGATTCGACCGGGACTATTTTGCTCGAGAGCGCATACTTCGAGCCGATGACCATCGCGCGCACCGCGCGGCGCCTGGGCTTGCGCAGCGAGGCGAGTTACCGCTTCGAGCGCGGCGTCGATCGAGCGGGACAAGTCGGAGCGCTGATTCGCGCCGCCGAATTGATCCGCAGGATCGCGCGCGGACGCGAGGCCTCGCCGATCGCCGACTTCGAGCCGCGCAAAGCCGAGCCGCGCGAGATTGCGCTCGACCTCGGCGCGATGGAATCGTTGCTTGGCGCCGCGATACCACCGGCCATCGCCAGGAGCCGCCTCAAATCGCTGGGCGCGCAAGTGAGCACGCGCGCCAAGGGGGTGCTCGCGGTGGTGCCCCCGTCGTTCCGCTCCGATCTGGTCGAGCAGGCCGATCTGATCGAGGAAGTCGCGCGGCTCGGCGGTCTCGAGGACATTGCGGCCCTGCTGCCGCAACGCGTCACTGCGCTGGCGCCGGTCAATCGCGAGCGCGAGTTCTTCAAGGGCACGCGCGAAGTGATGCTGGGATGCGGCCTGACCGAAGCCGCCACCATCGCGTTCATCGCGCCCGCCGACAACGCGCGCTTTTCGGGGATTCAAGCCGCGACCCGGCCGGTCAAAGTAACCAACCCGCTGTCTGCGGAACTCAGCGAGCTGCGCGTGAGCCTGATGCCGGGGCTGGTCACCGCGCTCAGGTTCAATTTGAACCGCGAGGCCCGCGCCTTTCACGCATTTGAAACGGGCAAGACCTTCCGCATGGACGGCGACGCCGCGACCGAGCACCATCATCTCGCCGCCGTCAGCTACGGAGCTTACGCGCTCTCCGCAATCGGCGATCGCAGCGTCACGGCGGGATTTTTTTCGATCAAGGGAATCCTCGAGACGTACCTGGAAGCGATTGGAATTTTGCCGCGCGTGGCGTTCAAAGCTCTCGAGAGCGCCGATGCGCCGTTCCTGCATCCCGGCCGCAGCGCAATCGTTACGCTCGACGACGCGCCGATCGGTTTGATCGGCGAGTTGCATCCGGCCGAGGCGATGCGCCTGGACCTCAACGATCCCTGCGCGGTCTATGAACTTGACTTGAGTAGGCTCATTGCCTATGGTTTCTCGCCGCGCAAAACTTTCCAGCCGCCGCCAAAATATCCCGCGATCAGGCGCGATTTGGCGCTGGTGCTGGATCGAAATTTTCCGGCGGATATGGTAATCAAAGCCATTCGGGAGTGTGGCGCGTCGCTGCTGGAAAGCGTCGAGGTGTTCGACGTGTACGAGGGGACGGCGGTGGCGGCCGGGAAAAAGAGTGTGGCGTTGGCTTGTCGTTACCGTGCAAAGGATCGCACGCTGACCGATGAGGAGGTTAATCGCATTCACGCCGTGTTGGTCGAGCAGGCGCGGATGCGATTAGGGGCGGAGTTGCGGCAGTAA
- the pheS gene encoding phenylalanine--tRNA ligase subunit alpha — translation MREQLEEIRRRAIAELGDDAGEAQIDAVRVRVLGRSGELTEIMRGMREVPNAERPAIGQLINQIKGEVEARIETLSEKLKAAALAKLLNEKRLDVTLPGMRIARGHLHPITDILEKMLQIFESMGFEVAMTQDIEDDFHNFAALNFTPHHPARDMQDTFYLEGGMLLRTHTSNGQIRVMEKRRPPLAVVCPGRCYRRDDLTVRSSPMFTQIEGFMVDKRGRITMAHLKGVLTEFARAFFGTTAVRFRASYFPFTEPSAELDMHCLLCDGAGCPVCKHSGWTEVLGCGMIHPNVMRAVEYDPDEYQGFAFGMGVERTGLLKLGVDDMRLFFENDLRFLSQFPALSGGVR, via the coding sequence ATGAGAGAACAGCTCGAAGAAATCAGGCGCCGCGCGATCGCGGAACTCGGCGACGACGCCGGCGAAGCGCAAATCGACGCGGTTCGGGTGCGCGTGCTCGGCCGCTCGGGTGAGCTTACGGAAATCATGCGCGGGATGCGCGAGGTCCCCAATGCGGAGCGCCCCGCCATCGGCCAGCTCATCAATCAGATCAAGGGCGAAGTCGAAGCGCGCATCGAGACTCTGAGCGAGAAACTCAAAGCCGCCGCGCTGGCGAAATTGCTTAATGAAAAACGCCTCGACGTGACGCTGCCCGGCATGCGCATCGCGCGCGGCCACCTCCATCCGATCACCGACATTCTCGAAAAAATGCTGCAAATTTTCGAGTCGATGGGCTTCGAAGTCGCGATGACCCAGGATATCGAGGACGACTTCCACAACTTCGCGGCGCTCAACTTCACCCCGCATCATCCCGCGCGCGACATGCAAGACACCTTCTACCTCGAAGGCGGGATGCTGCTGCGAACGCATACCTCCAACGGCCAGATCCGCGTGATGGAGAAACGCCGGCCGCCGCTGGCGGTCGTTTGTCCGGGGCGATGCTATCGGCGCGACGACCTGACGGTGCGCAGCTCGCCGATGTTCACGCAGATCGAGGGTTTCATGGTCGATAAACGCGGGCGCATCACGATGGCGCATCTCAAGGGCGTGCTGACCGAATTCGCGCGCGCGTTTTTCGGCACGACCGCGGTCCGGTTTCGCGCCAGCTATTTTCCATTCACCGAGCCCAGCGCCGAACTCGACATGCATTGCCTTCTCTGCGACGGCGCCGGATGCCCGGTCTGCAAGCATTCCGGATGGACCGAAGTGCTCGGCTGCGGAATGATCCACCCCAACGTGATGCGCGCGGTCGAGTACGATCCCGACGAGTACCAGGGCTTCGCCTTCGGCATGGGCGTCGAGCGCACGGGCCTGCTGAAGCTCGGGGTTGACGACATGCGTCTGTTTTTCGAGAACGACCTTCGCTTTTTGAGCCAGTTCCCGGCGCTGAGCGGAGGTGTGCGATGA
- the rplT gene encoding 50S ribosomal protein L20 encodes MPRAKGGPKTRRRHKRQLKLASGFVGGRKLYRQARSTLEKGLTYAYRDRKQKKRDFRTLWIARINALARESGISYSALMNGLKKAGVEVDRKMLAKLAQERDGLFTELVRTAISALGSKAA; translated from the coding sequence ATGCCTCGCGCCAAAGGCGGACCCAAGACGCGCCGCCGTCATAAGCGTCAACTCAAGCTCGCCTCCGGCTTCGTCGGCGGGCGGAAACTCTACCGGCAGGCTCGCTCGACGCTCGAGAAGGGCCTCACCTACGCCTATCGCGATCGCAAGCAGAAGAAGCGCGATTTCCGCACGCTCTGGATTGCGCGTATCAACGCGCTGGCCCGCGAAAGCGGAATCTCGTACAGCGCGCTGATGAACGGGCTGAAGAAGGCGGGGGTCGAGGTCGATCGCAAGATGCTCGCGAAGCTGGCGCAGGAGCGCGACGGATTGTTTACCGAGCTGGTGCGCACCGCGATTAGCGCGCTCGGCTCGAAAGCAGCATAG
- the rpmI gene encoding 50S ribosomal protein L35 has translation MPKIRTSRTAAKRFSVTKSGKVKFKHAYARHMFSAKNPKQKARLRRTGILGKADAEKVKIMMPYG, from the coding sequence ATGCCGAAAATCAGAACCAGCCGTACCGCCGCCAAGCGCTTTTCCGTGACCAAGAGCGGCAAGGTCAAGTTCAAACACGCGTATGCCCGCCATATGTTCTCGGCCAAAAATCCGAAACAGAAAGCGCGGCTGCGCAGGACCGGTATCCTGGGCAAGGCCGACGCCGAAAAAGTTAAGATAATGATGCCGTACGGTTGA
- the infC gene encoding translation initiation factor IF-3, giving the protein MRPPSRRRCYIRRDFRTPPSREPAIRVNNLIRAQEVRVIDADGSQVGILPLREAIKVAESRGLDLVEVSSTATPPVCRVTDFDKYRYSQKKKTHDSKKHTISMIKEVKMGSATGKHDVDFKVNHIKRFIGEGHRVKLTVSFRGRAITHPELGRALIDRIIAQVTEIAQAEGTPRMEGRNMSVLLTPR; this is encoded by the coding sequence ATCCGGCCACCAAGCCGGAGGAGGTGCTATATCCGAAGAGATTTCAGAACCCCGCCCTCAAGGGAGCCCGCGATTCGCGTCAATAACCTGATTCGCGCTCAAGAAGTCCGCGTAATCGACGCCGACGGCAGCCAGGTCGGAATCCTGCCGCTGCGGGAGGCGATCAAAGTGGCGGAGAGCCGCGGCCTGGACCTGGTCGAGGTCTCATCGACGGCGACGCCTCCGGTGTGCCGGGTCACCGACTTCGACAAGTACCGGTACTCGCAGAAGAAAAAGACGCACGACTCCAAGAAGCACACCATCAGCATGATCAAGGAAGTGAAGATGGGGTCGGCGACCGGGAAGCATGATGTGGACTTCAAAGTTAATCACATCAAGCGCTTTATCGGTGAGGGTCATCGTGTTAAGCTCACGGTTTCGTTTCGCGGCCGCGCGATTACCCATCCGGAACTCGGACGGGCGCTGATCGATAGAATCATCGCGCAGGTTACGGAAATCGCGCAGGCGGAAGGCACGCCGCGGATGGAAGGACGTAATATGTCGGTGCTGCTGACGCCGCGATAG
- the thrS gene encoding threonine--tRNA ligase codes for MSSEVTVTLSGESRVVPVGTIVREVLDGIPSRDLVAARVNGKVVDLTRKLEHDASVEPVLAESPEGLEVIRHSTAHLMAMAVQSLYPGTQVTIGPVIEDGFFYDFAPAAPFTVEDLPKIEAKMRELVKADHKIQRTEVSREDAIRKFSAMGEKYKVEIIQGIEDDHVSIYSQGDWMDLCRGPHVPSTRYLKAFKLTSVAGAYWRGDEHNAMLSRIYGTAFAGKEALEEHLKLVELARQRDHRKLGREMGLYIFDPISPGSPFYLPKGVIIFNALVDYMRRLYRRYGYDEVVTPLLFKNELWNSSGHWENFRENMFLSPDPDSVTNTIDTGPDGWHHGYGLKPMNCPGHTFVYRAEKRSYRDLPLRIAEFSRLHRAERSGTLHGLMRVRAMSQDDAHIFCREDQIEDEIALNLQMVRDVYGALGFERVEFKLATMPEHHLGTAEQWQMTEAKLGNAMKRNEISYEINPKEGAFYGPKIEIYVSDALKRKWQVATIQLDSNMPERFDLSYTNSAGAEERPVMIHRAILGSLERFIGVLIEHTGGVLPFWLAPEQVRVLSLSEKVETYANEVTGLLRREGLRAHGDIRNEKLGFKVREAELAKVPYMIVVGEREAADRSVSIRLLRGEKINAMPLAALVELLKKEPIPA; via the coding sequence ATGAGTTCCGAAGTAACCGTAACCCTCAGCGGCGAATCGCGCGTCGTGCCGGTCGGCACCATCGTTCGCGAGGTACTGGACGGGATTCCAAGCCGCGACCTGGTGGCCGCGCGGGTCAACGGCAAGGTGGTCGATCTCACGCGCAAGCTCGAGCACGACGCGTCGGTCGAGCCGGTGCTGGCCGAGTCGCCCGAGGGTCTCGAAGTAATCCGTCATTCCACCGCTCATCTGATGGCGATGGCGGTGCAATCGCTCTATCCCGGCACGCAGGTGACGATCGGCCCGGTTATCGAGGACGGATTTTTCTATGACTTTGCGCCCGCCGCGCCGTTCACGGTCGAGGATCTGCCGAAGATCGAAGCCAAGATGCGCGAGCTGGTGAAGGCCGACCACAAGATCCAGCGCACCGAAGTCTCGCGCGAGGACGCTATCCGCAAATTCTCGGCGATGGGCGAGAAATACAAAGTCGAGATAATCCAGGGCATCGAGGACGATCACGTGTCGATCTACAGCCAGGGCGACTGGATGGATCTCTGCCGCGGACCGCACGTCCCCTCGACCCGCTATCTCAAGGCGTTCAAGCTCACCAGCGTCGCCGGCGCGTATTGGCGCGGCGATGAGCACAACGCGATGCTGTCGCGCATCTACGGCACCGCGTTCGCGGGCAAAGAGGCGCTCGAGGAGCATCTGAAACTGGTCGAGCTCGCCCGCCAGCGCGACCATCGCAAGCTGGGCCGCGAGATGGGCCTGTACATCTTCGATCCGATCTCGCCGGGCTCGCCGTTCTACCTGCCCAAGGGCGTCATCATCTTCAACGCGCTCGTGGACTACATGCGCCGCCTGTACCGGCGCTATGGCTACGACGAGGTGGTCACGCCGCTGCTGTTCAAGAACGAGCTATGGAACAGCTCGGGGCATTGGGAAAATTTCCGCGAGAATATGTTCCTCTCGCCCGATCCCGACAGCGTTACGAATACTATCGACACCGGCCCCGACGGATGGCATCACGGCTACGGGCTCAAGCCCATGAATTGCCCCGGCCATACCTTCGTGTATCGCGCCGAGAAGCGCTCGTACCGCGATCTTCCGCTGCGCATTGCGGAGTTCAGCCGGCTGCATCGCGCCGAACGCTCGGGCACGCTGCACGGCCTGATGCGGGTGCGCGCGATGTCGCAGGACGACGCGCATATTTTCTGCCGGGAAGATCAGATCGAGGACGAAATCGCGCTGAATCTGCAAATGGTTCGCGACGTTTACGGCGCGCTGGGTTTCGAGCGCGTCGAGTTCAAGCTGGCGACGATGCCCGAGCACCATCTCGGCACCGCAGAGCAATGGCAGATGACCGAGGCCAAGCTCGGCAACGCGATGAAGCGCAACGAAATCAGCTACGAGATAAATCCGAAGGAGGGCGCCTTCTACGGCCCCAAGATCGAGATTTACGTGTCCGACGCGCTCAAGCGTAAGTGGCAGGTCGCGACGATACAGCTCGATTCCAACATGCCCGAGCGCTTCGACCTGAGCTACACCAACAGCGCCGGCGCCGAAGAGCGTCCCGTGATGATTCATCGCGCGATCCTGGGCTCGCTCGAACGCTTTATCGGCGTGCTGATCGAGCATACCGGCGGCGTGCTGCCGTTTTGGCTCGCGCCCGAGCAGGTGCGAGTGCTGTCGCTTAGCGAAAAGGTCGAGACCTACGCCAATGAAGTCACCGGCCTGCTCAGGCGCGAGGGACTGCGCGCCCACGGCGACATCCGCAACGAGAAGCTCGGTTTCAAGGTTCGCGAGGCCGAACTGGCCAAAGTGCCGTACATGATCGTGGTCGGCGAGCGCGAGGCTGCCGATCGATCGGTGTCGATCCGGCTGCTGCGCGGCGAGAAGATCAATGCGATGCCGCTGGCGGCGCTGGTCGAGCTATTGAAAAAGGAGCCGATCCCGGCTTAG
- a CDS encoding AI-2E family transporter: MDRERIVQLFFFGFLAVMAYELYELLLPFLTPLMWGILLAFMAHPALIEVEKLVKRRSLSTAIISIVVGLGVILPAVWASGRLVVEAQALYTQATELVNGGGVTKLHDWAVHTDLGAWVAKKMGERGYKLDEELPKLTLQAAQMTSDYVARNATQAAKNLLSFIVDFGIALLAFFYMLRDGDYYYRSLRDLTPLHEDDKKAIFDTLRTTLSSVMRGLMLSAVLQGVSVGLGMLIFGVPYWLFLAIASAAAGLMPIGGTALVWIPAAIYLGFASGWSAAVGLVIWCSIALAIIDNFIKPLAMKHGTGLPTIALFLGILGGLEAYGPLGLFLGPAIMSVFASLLRVYRKEYSGSRKEAA, encoded by the coding sequence ATGGATCGCGAGCGCATAGTGCAGCTTTTCTTCTTCGGCTTTCTGGCCGTGATGGCCTACGAGCTGTACGAACTGCTGTTGCCGTTCCTGACCCCGTTGATGTGGGGAATCCTGCTCGCATTCATGGCGCATCCCGCGCTGATCGAAGTCGAAAAGCTGGTCAAGCGGCGATCGCTGTCGACGGCGATCATCAGCATTGTCGTCGGGCTTGGCGTCATTCTGCCGGCCGTCTGGGCCTCGGGCCGCCTCGTGGTCGAGGCGCAGGCGCTCTACACGCAGGCCACGGAATTGGTCAATGGCGGGGGTGTAACGAAGCTGCACGACTGGGCGGTCCACACCGATCTCGGCGCATGGGTCGCCAAAAAAATGGGGGAACGCGGTTACAAGCTCGATGAGGAGCTGCCCAAGCTCACGCTGCAAGCGGCGCAGATGACCAGCGATTACGTGGCCCGGAATGCGACCCAGGCCGCGAAAAACCTCCTCTCCTTCATCGTTGACTTCGGTATCGCGCTGCTCGCGTTCTTCTACATGCTGCGCGACGGCGACTACTATTACCGCAGCCTGCGCGACCTGACCCCGCTGCATGAAGATGACAAGAAAGCGATTTTCGATACCCTGCGCACCACGCTTTCGTCGGTGATGCGCGGCCTGATGCTGTCCGCCGTGCTGCAGGGCGTGTCGGTCGGCCTGGGCATGCTGATCTTCGGCGTGCCGTACTGGCTGTTCCTTGCGATCGCATCGGCTGCCGCGGGACTGATGCCGATCGGCGGCACCGCACTGGTATGGATTCCCGCGGCGATCTACCTGGGCTTTGCGTCGGGCTGGTCGGCGGCGGTCGGCCTGGTCATCTGGTGCTCGATCGCGCTGGCGATCATCGACAATTTCATCAAGCCGCTGGCGATGAAGCACGGCACGGGCCTGCCCACTATCGCGCTGTTTCTCGGCATTCTCGGCGGGCTCGAAGCGTACGGGCCGCTGGGCCTGTTCCTGGGCCCCGCGATCATGTCGGTGTTTGCGTCTCTGCTGCGCGTCTATAGAAAGGAATACTCGGGCAGCCGCAAGGAAGCAGCCTGA
- a CDS encoding SDR family NAD(P)-dependent oxidoreductase, producing MKYAIVTGGARGIGLGIVSALLEQNVVGSVAVIDRELAPPAAAIAAQVQGFAADVTDEKQVHGAVEQIVSRFGAHPDVLCNNAGGGDRAWFESGNQPGWDSVETWRRFVDLNLNSVYLVSREVAPRMNSGAAICNTSSVAGLQANPMLAAYAAAKAGVISYSKTLALQLGPAGIRVNAVAPGLIYTKVWQDLGAVLGGGDANARMVFDSVVRQLVPLGREQTAEDIGRTVAWLCSDQALNVTGQVIAVDGGILLGQARLGEG from the coding sequence GTGAAGTACGCAATCGTGACTGGAGGAGCGCGCGGAATCGGACTCGGGATCGTCAGCGCGCTGCTCGAACAAAACGTGGTCGGCAGCGTCGCCGTCATCGATCGCGAGCTGGCGCCGCCGGCCGCCGCGATCGCCGCCCAGGTTCAGGGCTTTGCCGCCGACGTCACCGACGAGAAGCAGGTGCATGGCGCGGTCGAGCAGATTGTCTCCCGCTTCGGCGCTCATCCTGACGTGCTATGCAACAACGCCGGCGGCGGCGATCGGGCATGGTTCGAGAGTGGCAATCAACCCGGGTGGGACAGCGTCGAGACCTGGCGCCGCTTTGTCGATCTCAACCTGAACTCGGTTTACCTGGTGTCGCGCGAGGTTGCGCCGCGGATGAACAGCGGCGCCGCGATCTGCAACACCTCGTCGGTGGCCGGCCTGCAGGCCAATCCGATGCTGGCCGCATACGCCGCGGCCAAGGCCGGCGTGATCTCGTACAGCAAAACGCTCGCGCTCCAGCTTGGTCCGGCCGGAATTCGCGTCAACGCGGTCGCCCCGGGCCTCATCTACACCAAAGTATGGCAGGATTTGGGCGCGGTGCTCGGCGGCGGCGACGCGAATGCGCGCATGGTCTTCGACTCGGTGGTGCGCCAGCTCGTTCCGCTCGGCCGCGAACAGACTGCCGAGGATATCGGCCGCACGGTGGCGTGGCTGTGCTCCGACCAGGCGCTTAACGTGACCGGCCAGGTGATCGCCGTCGATGGCGGAATCCTGCTGGGGCAAGCGCGCCTGGGCGAGGGTTAG
- a CDS encoding CCA tRNA nucleotidyltransferase, which produces MSDKEQKALYIVRRLVDSGFRAVFAGGCVRDRILGVEPKDYDVATDARPQVVQKLFDRTVAVGAKFGVIGVVFDELKPIEVATFRADAEYTDGRRPSSVRFGAIEEDAIRRDFTIGGMFYDPIAGRLIDLVGGMRDLRAGIIRAIGNPYDRFDEDHLRILRAARFAARLNFTIDPATWAAMKRAAPTIIGIAAERIGEEIVMMMTEGAAARAMDLMMDSGLMQLILPEVALMTGCAQPENFHPEGDVYTHTRIGVAMLPAGCSETVAFGILLHDIAKPQSRAVVGDKVTFYGHPEDGAVKAAEIMARLKRSRAVQERVAYLVKNHLRLSMAPRMRPATLKRMLAEDGFDELMEVAFMDAMASSSYLGYWHFCRRAMTTMTPAEIRPPRLIGGEDLKQLGFTPGPRFKEILKDIEDHQLDGALETREAALEYVRIHYGVSAA; this is translated from the coding sequence ATGAGCGACAAAGAGCAAAAGGCGCTCTACATCGTTCGCCGTCTCGTCGATTCCGGCTTTCGCGCCGTTTTCGCCGGCGGATGTGTGCGCGATCGAATCCTTGGCGTCGAGCCCAAGGACTACGACGTCGCCACCGACGCGCGTCCCCAGGTTGTGCAGAAACTTTTCGATCGCACGGTGGCGGTCGGGGCGAAGTTCGGCGTGATCGGCGTAGTGTTTGACGAGCTCAAGCCGATCGAAGTCGCGACCTTTCGCGCCGATGCCGAATATACCGACGGACGCCGCCCCTCGTCGGTGCGCTTCGGCGCGATCGAGGAAGACGCAATCCGCCGCGACTTCACCATCGGCGGGATGTTTTACGATCCGATCGCCGGCCGCCTGATCGATTTGGTCGGCGGGATGCGCGATCTGCGCGCCGGAATTATCCGCGCGATCGGAAATCCCTACGACCGCTTCGACGAGGATCATTTGCGCATCCTGCGCGCCGCCCGCTTCGCCGCGCGGCTCAACTTCACGATCGATCCCGCGACCTGGGCCGCGATGAAACGCGCCGCGCCGACGATCATTGGAATTGCGGCCGAACGAATCGGTGAAGAGATCGTCATGATGATGACCGAGGGCGCCGCCGCGCGCGCGATGGACCTGATGATGGACAGCGGCCTGATGCAATTGATCCTGCCCGAAGTCGCGCTGATGACCGGATGCGCGCAGCCCGAAAATTTCCATCCCGAGGGCGACGTGTACACCCACACGCGGATTGGCGTCGCGATGCTTCCCGCCGGATGCAGCGAGACCGTTGCGTTCGGAATCCTGCTGCATGACATCGCCAAGCCGCAATCCCGTGCGGTCGTCGGCGACAAGGTCACCTTCTACGGCCACCCCGAGGACGGCGCCGTGAAGGCGGCGGAAATCATGGCGCGGCTGAAACGCTCGCGCGCGGTCCAGGAGCGGGTCGCGTACCTGGTGAAGAATCATCTGAGGCTCTCCATGGCGCCGCGGATGCGCCCGGCGACGCTCAAGAGAATGCTCGCGGAGGACGGCTTTGATGAATTGATGGAAGTCGCGTTTATGGACGCGATGGCGTCGAGCTCCTACCTGGGCTACTGGCATTTTTGCCGCCGCGCGATGACGACCATGACCCCGGCCGAGATTCGTCCGCCGCGTCTGATCGGCGGCGAGGACCTCAAGCAGTTGGGATTCACGCCGGGGCCGCGCTTCAAGGAAATTTTGAAGGACATCGAGGACCATCAACTCGACGGCGCGCTCGAAACCCGCGAAGCCGCGCTCGAATACGTGCGCATCCATTACGGCGTAAGCGCCGCCTAG